AGCTTGAAGGCGTCGCTGCGGATCTCGATGACGTTGTTCACCAGGGCGCACATGGCGGCCAGGGGGAAGGCGGAGGAGAAGAGCACCACGTAGCCGAACTGGATGAACATCTCCTGGTAGTCCTGGAAGGTGTcctggggaggaagaagaggaagaggaggaggaggaggaggaaggcattGCAGCGGGGCTTGGGGAGGATGCCCCCCATGCCCTGCCGGAGCTCACCTCGTACTTCTTCATGCAGCTCTCCACCTCCGCCTGCGTCAGCTGCGTGGAGTAATCCTCCTCGGGCGGGTCGATCCAGGAGGCTCGGTTCCGCTTGCGCCCTTCCtcctcgccctcctcctcctccctgctctcgGCCGCCCTCCTCCTCCGACCTCCCCGCAGGACGGCGACCGGCTCAGCTGCCTTGACCGGGCTTCCCGGGGGGCCTTCGgcctcatcctcatcctcgcCCAGCTCGAAGACGGAGGCGGGGTCCATGCCCTTCTCCACCATGGTGGGGCTGCCCTCCTCCAGGAAACTCTCGTCCTCGGGGCCGCCGGGCTCCGTGCCGCGCCGCTCGGCCTTCTCGATGAAGCTCACCTTCTTCAGCTTCAACCCGCAGTCCAGGGCGCTCTCGTCCTCCGAATCCGACTCGCGccgctcttcctcctcctcctcctcctccggcaccccgcagcccccgttCAGACACTTCTTCTCGCCCCGCGACCCCtcgggggctgccccggggaCTGGGGGGACTCGGGGACGGGCGAGCAGGCGGAGGACGGCGTGGGCGACCTCGCGGAGGCTGCGGAGGCTGAGGTCCCCCCGGCGCAGCCGGCGGTAGAGGTGGGGCTGCGACACCTCCTTGACGTTCTGCAGGAACTGGCGGGTGAtgagcagcgtggccagcatCTGCGTGGGGACACCGGGCAACCCGCTGTCACCCCGGGGTGCCAGCGCCCGGGTGTCCCCCTCCCGCGCCCCCATCGCCGCGGGGTCCCCGCTCCTCCCCGTGGCCACGCCGCtggagaggggggggggcacctaAAGCGGTGCCCCCCTCACCCCAGTAACACCGAGCTCGCCGGCCTCGTGCGGGCCACCGTGGTGGGGACGGGACCCCCGGGGGCTGGGGTgcgtggggggggggtcgggggtGGCATGCACGgccccccgccctccccgctCCTACTTTGGATACTCCCAGTCTCCAGCAAAAGCCCAGGAGGCCCTTAAGGAAGATGAGGGagaggtggaggtggaggaagaTGAAGGGGAGGAGAGCCTCTTTGAGCTGACGCATGAGGCtttgggagagagagaagatgaGCAGGAGCTGTGGAAGGGACAGaaggacggacagacagacagacagagagagaCCCGTGAGCGGTGACGCAGCATGCGGGGACAGCAGGAGGGGGGGGACGGGtgcgggtgctgctggctcGAGGACGTCCGTCTGTCCATCCGAGGGCATcggggaggttttttttttttttgggggggtggggggtccTCGCCGGCCCCGTGCGCTGCCTCCTTACCTCCTTGAGCCGCTCCATGTCTTTGAGGTAGAAACCGATGTAGAAAAGACTTAGGTATGAATTTACAAACTGAAACtgggggggagagagggcagGGTGAGCGCGGGGCGGCCGCCGGGACCCTCgtctgtgccccccccctctccccatccACCCCCTTACCAGGACGATTTTGATGATGAGGTGTTTCTCGTAGGCACTCTGCAGGCGGTAGTTCTCTGCGGAGCCGAGGGGGTGagtttttggggggggggtccccgcgtCCAACCCCgccgccgtgccccccccccccaaattgcCCCCGGCCCCCACGCACCCATGTCGTTCAGCCAGTAGGCGATCTTCTTGTAAACCTCGTCGCAGGTCGTGACGATGACGGCCAGGACGATTTTGGGCAGGAAGCGGATGATGCGGGGCAGCTCCTTGATGCTCAGCACAAACTCCTACGGGGATGGGGTCagcaaagaggggaaaaggggggggttGTGTGGAAGCCCCCCAGGTGCCGGGACGCAGTCTGGGACCCACCTGGAGCTGGAAGCAGCCCAGCATGACGAGGAAGACGAAGGAGAGGCAGGCGAGGCAGACGGGCAGGCTGACCAGGCACTGGAAGAGGAGGCGCTTCCACGGCGGGTAGTAGAACTCCTCCGCGCTGGTCACGGGGCTGATCCTCTTAATGCCctaattttttgggggggacagCAGCGTGTGACCCCAGTGCTGCCCTCGGGGGGACCTAGCTCAGACCCCCAGGAACAACCACAGACATCACGATGGTGCCAATTCTGCGCACCAGCCCCGGTGCCTCGAGTCCCCCTTGCGCACACAGGACCCGGAGGGACGGCGCTCAGCTCCATGGGGACCCCCTCCCCAAGGACCCCCCAAAAAGTGCTCACCCTGAACTGGGGCCGGGGCTCTTCGATGGACTCGGCGGGGGTGTCCAGCGTCCCCCACTTGTAGGCGAACTCGGCCCCGCGGCGCTTCCACTCCTCCAGGAAGAGCGTGGCCCAGATGACGTTGAAGATGGCAAAGACCACGCAGCAAATGTCCTGGCTGGTCTGCGGGGCGGAGGGCACCCACCGCACCGGGGTCagtcccctcctgtccccacaacccccccagctcagcccccacCCCATCCGGTGGTCCTGGGGAGCCTCCTAGACCCCGATCCCACTGCCCTGAGGGCTCGGGATGCGGTTAAGCAGCTGATGGGATTAGGAGCCTCCCAGCTCCGCAGCAATTAGGGCATTAAAGCATCAAAGGGAAAGGCTGGAGCGGGGAGGGAGACGTCCCCAAAAAAGCTGGGATTTGCCCCATTTCCCAGCCTCCTCGCACCTGGTCGCTCTCGGTGAAGGTGTAGAGGATGGAGCCGAAGACGGCGGGGTACACCATGGCCGAGGTGTAGAAGCCGAGCCAGGCGAAGTACATGGCGATCTTCACGCCGAAGTAGTCGCAGATCTCATCtacgggggccgggggggggtggtgagcggggccgggacccccATAACCCACCCCAGGACCCTCTGCCGGTGCCTCACCGAGCGGCTGAGCCTCGCAGATCGCCTGCACCCAGGACTTCATGAGCCGCTTGAGGATCCTCTGCTCGTGCAGCGGGAAGACCTGCTGGATGACGCCGCGGGCCGCCAGCTCCGGGACTGCGCCGCGGGGACAGGGGGTGAGGCGTGGGGACgctgctgtccccccccccctcaccccggGTCCCCAAAATGTGTCCCCAGCCAGGCCTGGCACGGCGAGGTTTGGGGTAGGGATAACGGGAAGGGTGGGCTTGGGGTGATGGAGGAAGATTGGGGCTCGGTGCCCAACCCTGGCCACGGCACGGCGTGCGCACCGCGTGCCCGCTGTCACCCCGTTTGTCACCCTGTTTGTCACCCTGTTTGTTTGTCACCCCGGGGACCCTCTGGGGGTGAGATGTGGCACAGCTGGGATGTGGGGAGGtggctggggggaggggggggtggccgtgccgtgccgtaCTCACTGATGGGCTGCCCCTCGAGGAAGTGGATGTTGTGCAGCGCCTCGCCCTGCTTGGCGCGCAGGTTCTCCAGCCAGTACCTGATGATGTTTTGCCGTTCCTGCGGCACCGCAGCGGGGTGAGCCCGGGGGTGAgcccccctgcccggcccccaGCGCCCCTCCTGTGACACCCGTGTCCCCCTGTgcatcccctccccaccccttgcCCTCTCCTGTCCCCTCTGGACCTCTCTTGTCCCCAACTTGGGGGTGTTTAACCTGGTCCCCAGCTGGGCCAGGGGGTCTCCAATCCCCTTTTTcacatggggatggggagatgACTCGTGTCCCTGCCCCACATCCACGTGTCCCTGCCCCAAATCCATGTGTCCCTGCCCCAATTCCCTATGTCCCTGCCCCATGTCCCCAAGTCCCTGCCCCCCGGCCCTCGCCCCTGAGTGCCCCACCTGAGAGGTGAAGAAGTAAAGCTCGTTCTCGATGTTCTCGTAGATGTAATCCTCCTCGCAGGAGAAGCTCCGCATGCCCCCGCCGAACTCGGCTTTCACCGGCTTCCGCAGCCCGATCTCGTCGGCCCCacgcaggaggctgcagggagcgggGACACGGCCGGGGACGTGGCTGAGGGCGCTGAGGGGGGACTGGGGGGTTGCACCCAGGGCCGGGGACGTGGCCGGGAGCCTACCTCTCGTAGGTGGCGGTGACAAAGAAGGCGTAGACGCGGGTGTGCTTGTGGTGCCGGACCTGCACGATGAGCTCGGGGATGCCCAGGCGGATGTGGTTGAGCAGCCAGAGCAGCGTGTGGTCGTCCGTGGTGTCTGGGGGCGCACGGCGCCGCTCGCACCGGCCCACGcttgtccccgtgtcccccatccccgtccctccccatgtccccaccgCGGGTACGGGGCTGTGAGGAGCTCCGGGTGCCATCGGACCCCTcctcacctccccccctccccaaagccgAAGCAGCAGCGGGCACCCCACGCATCTCCCTACCCGGGAAGGTCATCAGCACGTCGCAGTTCTCCGTGGGCACCGTCTTCATCCAGGCTTTGTGGGACATGATGTAGCGCCCGGCTTGGAGCAGCCGCTTCCCAAAAAGCTTGTCTGCCGGGGGGGGGACAAGGGGGTGAACGGCTGCGGGCACCCCCAGGCCTCCCCCCCACCTCGACCCGGATCCGGACCCCGAATCAACAATGATTCAGCTGCTGGCACAAACAAGGGGACAGGGACCCCGGTGTGTCCCCAGCGGTGGCCGTGCCAGCGGGTCGCAGTGAGGTGACGCCGGCCCCGGCTCAGGTTTCTCCTCCGGCAGCTCCCAATGCCCGAAAAAGCCCCGACAGCTGccggggaggaggcggcggtggCGCAACCTGGCAGGGTCGGGATCCCCGGTGCCACCCTgggtgtcccccccaccccccaccccgtGCTCACCTCTGCCCGCGGCCCCTCGGTGAGGCCGGGCTCCGGCAGGGCCGCGGCGCCGGGAGATGGAAAATGGCAGGAAAAATGGGGAGAGCGAAAAAGCAGCCGGTCTCCATGGAAACCCGGAGAGGCCCCGTGCCGCTGCGAAGAGCGGGGATGGGGACGGTCCCCAGGGTCCCCTTGTCACCCCCCGGCTGGGGCTTTTGTAGGGACACAGCCCCCGTCCTGCTCTGGGGTGGCCGTGCCATGGAGGCTCGCTGTCCCCATGCCCGGTGCCCCCATCGCCTCTCTCACACTGGACTGGGACCCGGCGCATCCCAAACCggcagggagggcaggacgAGGCCCCCACGGTGCCATCAGGTCCCCCCCCGCACGCCAGCAGCACCCGGCCacctccgtgcctcagtttccccctgCTGAGCCAGGGCGCAGGGGATGTCACaacagccagccccagggctgggaaggTCCCGGGGCACAGGAAATCCTGCTGGCACCGGGCACGCCGGCCCCAAAAAACAGGAAATGCCGGACCTGCTCCGGACCTGCTCCGGACTTGCTCCATCCCAACGGATGCGCCCCAGCTCCGGGCTCCCCGTCCCAAAACAAAGCAGGGCCCCAGCGCTGGCTGAGACCCGACAAACTCATCTCCCCCGCTGCCGGCGGCTCCGGGTGGGCAGGGGCCGAGCTGAAAAGCCGCCCTGTGCCCGCACCGTGGGCGAAAGAGCAGGACGGCTCCGGGCcgctcggcacggctcggcacggctcggcacggctcgcCCGACACCCCCGGGGGCACCCCGGGGGCACCCCTCGCCCACCCCGCACGCAGAAAACGCCCTCGCGGCGGCGAGGCAGGGCCTGGCCGAGCACAAACCCGGCATTGtgggtgctggcacagctgtaGGGCCGCGAGGGTGCCGGGAGGGAGACGCTTCGGGTGTGGGGATGGGGGTGTCCCCGCGGGGTCCCCAAGCTCTGCTCCGTGCAGGCACCCTGCCCGTCACACtgcgaccccccccccccagcctgagTGGGACCCCCGCTCTGCTCCGGCATGGGTGGTGACGAGCACCCATCCTGCTCggctgggggtgctgaggcTCCCAGAGGGCCACCAGCCGGCTGAATTATTTACGCCCCGCACGGGGAGCTGAAATCCTAGCTGGGAGAGCGgccggccggggagggggcaccgCACAGACACCCCAATAcacgcgtgtgtgtgtgcgtgagCCCCCACGTGTGCAAGGCCACGACAGCGCCCCGCTTCGCACCGCGAGGCCCCCAGAAAAGTGTGAGCCCCCCCCCTGCATCCCGAGGAGCTGCGGGATGGGGGGCGCGGGGACCCCAAAGCTGGGCTCGGCCGCTCGGGGCGCAGCggggctcctcctgcccaaGGTCACTGGAAGAGAAGTGGAGGAGCCGCAGGGGGGTCCTGAGCGCGGGTCCTGTCCCCCTGACcatggggaggggggtggggggacaccGCATTGACCCCCCCCCTCTGGGCACGGGGCCGTCCCTGCCCCACGTCCCCTCCCGGTGCCACCGGTGCCACCGCCGGCAGAGCCACCGAGCCTGCGGGGCCGCCGCTGTCCCTCGCTCCCCGCTTGTCCCCGCGGCCACCCGCTCACCTTGGGGTAAGGTCACCGGAGCCGCAGGGCTCTGGGGACCCCAAAATCCTTCCctacacccccccccccccgtgaaACCTGCGGCCGCTCGGGGCAGAGGCGGGCGTCATTTGGAGGCCGGACCTGCCTGCtgcgagggggggggggcacaaagtGGGTCACGCTCCCCCCCCCGTGCCGCCCCGTGTCCCAGCCTGGCCACGTCCTCGGTGCTGTCACCTGCTTGGGGGGGGCAAAGGGGGGGGCACGCgttctcctgcagccccctccccaccttgGGGACCCGCTGGCAGAGCCCTCGTCCTGCACCCGCTGCCCTTGGGGCGCACGGACCCcatctggggggggggcacggaaCTGGCAAGGGGGGACAAAAGGACCTCcacggcgggggggggggggacacgcaTGGCATGGGGGTGACCCAGctgccctgggggggggcaTTGATCAATTGATAAATCCTCGGGCGCGCAGCCCCCTGAATGCGCCCTGtcctggtggggggggggggcgcaccGAGCGGTccgggtttggggggggggggggggggggcgcgcaTCCATCCCAAACCCCAAACAGCCAGGAGAAGgcgaggagggggggggggggtgcgggcAGCACGGAGCCGTGCTGGGACCACCACGACCCCCCCCGGGCTGGCACAAAAAGAGGTGGGGGGGGGATAAaaccacctcccccccccctcctcgaGCGGCCCCGCCGCATTGAGCCGCAGGGAGCGGCCCCTTtccaccccccaaaacccagggGGGGGCCGACTCCTCCCGGTTccgtgcgccccccccccccctttttttttacgCATCCATCCCCGGTGCCACCTACCCAAAACGCCAGCGGGGGCCGGCGGCTCCGTTCGTTCGTCGGCTGCCGGGGGGGGCCTCCGGGGGGGCCGTTCGCCCTCTTGAGCTGCCGCCGGCGGCTCGGGCATggtggggggcaccggggggcgcggcgggggcaCGGCGGGGATCGGTGCATGGGGACCGCAGCGGCTTCGGTGCCTCCCGAAGCCTCCCgaagccgccgccgccgccgccgccgcgcccggccgggaggaggaggaggaggaggaggaggaggagggacaAAGGCGGCGGAGcgcagcgcccccccccccccccccctccaacccccccaACGCAGAGCAGGGGGACCCAGGAGTCCCTTcacacacccccccccctttttccatcaccccccccttccctctccatcACCCCCCCGGGGTGGAGAGGAGGGTGCGGAGcatccctgcccccccccaacccatccccagcacccccccaccccgcttggccccccccccacacacgaTGCCCCCTGCACCCCCGCATCGCCCCCCCTCCTGTGTAACCCCCCCCTccatcctcctgccccacatccCAGCCCCTCGattcgcccccccccccccagccccccaagCTGCCCCAcatccctgcccccccccccccccacctaacccgcccccccccggcacagTGCCCAGGCCCGGTTATTTCGGGTGGAGGCACGCAGGGAACCCGACCTGGGCCGTGCTGTCCCGCTGACATTTGGgagccctcccctgcccccccccaccccccaaaccAACCCCAATGACCCCCCCCGAAACCCCCGGAGTGTCACCGGGTGGGGAtcccgctgcagccccccccaggCACCCCCCATCCCTATGGCAGTGTGGGCATCAAGGTTTGGGGACCCCCATGGCTAGGTCTggcccccccctgcccccccagcTCTGAGCACCCGCGGTTATTTTGGGGCCGGCGCCGGGTGCCAGCGGTGACGCGGTGCCACCAGGAACCGTACCCAGCTGCCGCCGGGGCTCACGAGCTGGCTCCTTGCCCGAGCCAGGCCTGGccaccatccccatccccgtccccgtcccatTTttgagaccccccccccccgtggccTTGGAGCTGGAGCCGCTCCTcgctgctgcttcccctccgTTGGGCTCCTGGCCCCGTGTTCGTGGTCCATGGAGCACGGGGAGGGGATCCAGGGGGGGATCCAGAGGGGTTTGTAAAGCACGGGGGTGGTGCTGGTGGGCTGCAGCATCGCTGGGACTCCTGCGGTGCTCCTGCATCTCCTGCATCCCTCCCGCATCCCTCCTGTGTCCTCCTGCATTTCCTGCATCTCTTGCATCCAGCCTGCATCCCTGCCTCTATCATCCTGCATCTCCTGCATCCCTCTGTCTCTCCTGCGTCCCCTGAATCCCTGCCTCCAGCATCCAGCATCcttcctgcacctcctgcaTCTACACCTCCCTCATCCCGTGTCCCTCCTGCATCCCTGTCTCCATCAtcctgcacctcctgcacccACACCTCCCCCATCCTGCATCCCCCCCGTGTCTCTTCTGCATCTCCTGCATCCCCTAAACCCTGCCTCCATCCTCCTGcacccctcctgcacccccGCCTTGATCATCCCGCATCCCTCCTGCAACTCCCGTGTCCCTCCTGCACCCCTGCCTCTATCACCCTGAATCccccctgcacctcctgcaTCCCCTCCATCTCCTGCACCGCCTGCATCTCCTTCATATCTCCTTCATCCCCTGCATCCCTCCTGCATCCCCTCCATCTCCTGCATCCCTCCTGCATCTCTTGCACCCTGCCAGCATCCTTTGCCTCCATCCTTCTGCATCTCCTGCATCCCTCCTGCACCCCTGCCTTGATCACCCTGCATCCCCCCTGCATCCCCTTCACCTCCTGCATCTCCTTTGtccctcctgcaccccctgcaccccctcCATCCCCTGCACCCCCTCCACCTCCTGGGGGGGACCACCAGGGGGACCCCCGAGCTGTGGGGGACAGGACTGAGCCCCGGCAGCGCTGCTGGCCCGCTGGGGACCGGGAGGGACCGAGGGGGACCGAGGGGGACTGAGGGGGACCGGGGGGGACCCCCTCGGCCAGCCCCGCGCAGCGCCGTGCCCCACTCCGGGCGGCAGCGCTGGCGCCCGCACGGCTTCAGGCGGCTCCGCGTCATTCCCCGCCGCCGCCCAATCAGAAGCGGTATCTCGGCGTAAAGCCCGCCCTCCGGCCTGAGCGGGCCAATCGGATGGCGCGCACGGGCGCGGTGGGGCTCCCGCGCCGAGGCcgccgggaggggaggggaggaggaagaggaggagggggccggggggtgaTGGCGCTGCGCAGGGCGCTGAGCGCGGCGGGGGCGAGGTGGGGGCaccttggggggggggtggggggcattttggggggggTACCGGGAggaggggggcacggggagggggtgcgtggggagggggggctgggggggtgcaTATGGGGGGGGTGCATATGGGGGGGGTGCATATTGGGGGGGGTGCATTGGGGGGGGTGCATGGGGAGGGGGTGTATGGGGAGGGGGTGTCCGGGGGGGGTGCATGGGGGGGTGCATAGGGGGgtgcacggggagggggggtctGCAGGGAGAAAGGGGGTGCATGGGGGGGGTGCATGGGGAGGGGGTGCatggggggggcacgggggggtgCACGGGGACGGGGGGAGTTGGGGGGGGCTgtatggggctgggggtgcactgGGAAGGGGGGGTCTGCAGGGAGAAAGGGGGTGCACGGGGGGGTTGCATGGGGCAAGGGGGGCTTCGGGGGGggctgcacggggctggggggtgcattggggaaggggggggtcTGCAGGGGGAGGGGGTGGACGGGGGGGTTGCTTGGGGGGGATACATGGGAGGGGGGGTGCACGGGGGGGGCTGCACATAAGGGGGGGGCACGCTTAGGGCTGGGGGCCCTGCGGTTTGGGGGGGTgcatttggggagggggtgacCGCAGAGGTGGGTGTGcatggagggggggggatgGGAGGGGCACCCTTGGGGGTGGTGATGGAGGtgggggggcacccaggggctAGTGGGGGGTGCACAGGGAGGGGGCGCACCCCTggtggggcgggggggggtcAGTTTGCAAGAGGCAGGGGCGCACCCATACATAGGGCGAGGAGACTTGGGGGGGTGTCACACCCCTCTGCTCTATTTTGGGGTGTgcgtggggacccccccccaataTTTACGCCCCCCCAGCAGGTGGgcgcagcagcggctgtgctgcaCGGCGCGGGGGGGTGACACCATCTTCGCCGTGTCCTCCGGCCACGGGCGCTGCGGGGTGGCCGTCATCCGCACCAGCGGGCCGGGCAGCGGGGGGGCCCTAAAAAGCCTCACGGGGcgcccccagctgccccccccccgcgtCATGGCCCTGCGCCGCATCCGGGACCCCGCCACCGCCGAGCCCTTGGACCGCGGCCTCGTCGTCTGGTTCCCAGGTTAGGGGTTAAaggggggggtgtgggggggtgcCTGGCTGGTTTTGGGTGCTCACGGTGGGTTTTGGGTGCCTGGGGGGGTGTCTCGGTGCAtggaaagggttttttttgcgGGGggggctgggtgccccccaTGGCACGGTGCAGCCCCTCTTGGTGTCCCTGGCACTGTGGGGTTGGGGCTGTGTGGGGTCAACGCTGCCCCATTGTCCCCAACCCTAAGCTTGGCCTCTGGTggggggctccctgctgctccccctccccaaatccctaTGGGGATCCCTGGTGCTGTGGGTCTGGGCGCCTGGAAaggggtttttggggggggggtctgggtgCCCACcatggcacggcacagcccctCTTGGCATCCCCTAaactctgctgctggtggggggctccctgctgctccccctccccaaatccctttGGGGACCCCCGGTGCCACCCATTTGAGCTGTGCCCGGGGCTCCCCGCACCCCACAGGTCCCCACAGCTTCACGGGCGAGGACTGCGCCGAGCTGCACGTGCACGGCGGGCCGGCGGTGCTGAGCGGCGTGCTGCGGGCGCTGGGTGAGTTCCCCCGACCCCAACCCCAATCCCCTCGCGTCCTGCATCCCGGGGTGCTCCCCCAAGCTCGGGGCTCACCCGTCGGCCCCGTGGCAGGGCGCCTACCCGGGCTGCGCCCCGCCGAGCCGGGCGAATTCACGCGGCGAGCTTTCCACCGCGGCAAACTGGACCTGACGGCGGCCGAGGGGCTCGGGGACCTCATCCACGCCGAGACGGAGGCGCAGCGGCGCCAGGCGCTGAGGCAGATGGAGGGCGAGCTGGGGAGGCTCTACCAGCGCTGGAGCGAGACCCTCACCCAGGTAAAAgggggtgtttttggggtgggggggggtgtccGGGTGCTTGGGTTTTTCTCCTTCGGCGCATGGTGTGCGTTGGGGACGCGGTGGCCGGCCCCGCGCAGCCTCGTCCCCCTCGCTGCCCCCCCAGGCTCTTGCCCACCTCGAAGCCTACATCGACTTCAGCGAGGATGACAACGTGGAGGAAGAGGTGTTGTCTCGAGGtaagggggcggcggggggggggcacggcacCTTGTCCCTGCtgtcgtgtccccccccccccgccctcaCCGACGTGTCCCCGCAGTGGACGCGGCCGTGCGGGCGCTGGAGCAGGAGCTCGGAGCCCACCTGCAGGACGGGCGCCGGGGGGAGCTGCTCCGCGGGGGGGTCCACGCAGTCATCGCCGGCCCCCCCAACGTGGGGAAGAGCAGCCTGCTCAACCTGCTGTGTGAGTGGGGCGcggggggggctgctggtgacATTTAACCCCCCCACCCATCCCCTCATTTTGGGGACAGCAGCCACCTCCCCATCCCCGATGACGCTGCGCGGCCAGGAGGTCCCCGGCGTCGCCCCCACCCTGAGCTCCCcgtctccctcccccccccccgccccgttttcccccctccccaggccagCGCCCGGCAGCCATCGTGTCACCAGTGGCGGGCACCACGCGGGACGTGGTGGAGGTGTCCCTAAATGTCACCGGTTACCCCGTGGTGCTGAGCGACACCGCCGGGCTGCGCGACACCACCGACCCCGTGGAGCGCGAGGGCGTCAGCCGCGCACGGGACCGGTGAGCTGGGGACcaggattgggggggggggggacacagacAGGATTGGGGGGCACCCCCCCACACATTTTACGGTGTCAGGATGTGGCCCCGTGCCCCTGTCCCCGCAGGTTGCAGCGGGCAGACCTGGTGCTGGCCGTGCTGGACGCCACGGCCGTGCCCGCCGAGCCGGCGGCGCTGGGGGCTGCCGTGGGGTCCCTggt
This genomic interval from Aythya fuligula isolate bAytFul2 chromosome 26, bAytFul2.pri, whole genome shotgun sequence contains the following:
- the GTPBP3 gene encoding tRNA modification GTPase GTPBP3, mitochondrial is translated as MALRRALSAAGARWAQQRLCCTARGGDTIFAVSSGHGRCGVAVIRTSGPGSGGALKSLTGRPQLPPPRVMALRRIRDPATAEPLDRGLVVWFPGPHSFTGEDCAELHVHGGPAVLSGVLRALGRLPGLRPAEPGEFTRRAFHRGKLDLTAAEGLGDLIHAETEAQRRQALRQMEGELGRLYQRWSETLTQALAHLEAYIDFSEDDNVEEEVLSRVDAAVRALEQELGAHLQDGRRGELLRGGVHAVIAGPPNVGKSSLLNLLCQRPAAIVSPVAGTTRDVVEVSLNVTGYPVVLSDTAGLRDTTDPVEREGVSRARDRLQRADLVLAVLDATAVPAEPAALGAAVGSLVPPAAPCILVLNKADLLRGDAGALRAACTQGPPVPPATLLSCKTGDGTERLLELLGQQLAQLCGDPLAGSPSLTQRRHSQHLGDCAAALARYGRHRARDLGLAAEQLRLARRHLGRITGHVGAEDVLDIIFRDFCVGK